TGTTTTGTCCAATCTGTAAAAGGTGATTCCCGCTGTCCCGACAAAGAGACGATTCTTTCTTTTTTTGTTCCACGCAAAAAGTCTTTTTTATCTTTCAGGCGCTTTGAGGATGCATGGTTCATGCACAATCCGGTCGGAAATGAATCCGGCGGCTTTGGCATGTCCCCCGCCTCCAAATTGTTCCGCGATACGCGCAACATCGGGTCCGGAAGCGGAGGCTCGAAGACTGTAGGAAACGCGCCCGTCGGACCGGTGAGACCAAATCACGACCAGCGGGCACTCGGATTTCAGAAAGCCCCCGATTTCCGAATTCAGAATCGGCGAGTTGACAAAGAGCCCTTCCACCCCGTCGGGAAAACGTCCCTTGCAGGCTGTCTCCCGGACGGCTGCGCGGAGGAGCTGCTCCTGATAACGCAGGATCGTCTTTCCCTCGCGGACAAGTTCCCAGCTCTCCAGAATAGGCCCGCTCCCCATCTGTTGATCAAAGCGGTCCCACAGTTCGAGGTCAAACGGGTAGGAGGCCAGGGCGGTATTTACCTCCTGACTGAAGGGGAGATCCCACTTCCAGAGATCCTTGTCCTCAATCAGTCTGATCAGATTCGGCACCGGTTCGTTTGCATGGAAATGGAACCAGCTGATGGCCGCGCCTGAATGGGCCATATCGAAGTATACGTCGGAATCCCCGGAAAACGTTCCGGCCATTTTTTCGAACGCTGTCTTGTGGTGATCCAGGACAATGACCCTCCGGTTCTTCTTTTTCAGATCCAGAACCACCTCCGGACCGAAGGAAAAGTCCGCCACATAAACGGTCTCTCCCTCCGGAAAAACGGGTAAGGGATCCCCGTATGCCACAGGAACCAGACGAAGCTCTGTCCGGCCCGACAGTCTCTTCCAGGCCGACCATGCTGCGCCAAAACCGTCCGAGCAGTTCCTGTGATAGTAAAACGTCACAGGAGAAGAATCGACAATCAGTTTGGGTACCGACATTCCTGGAGCCTCCTCCCTCCGGGGTTGAGCCCCGCCAAAGAACCCCTAAATGACAAAAAGGCCACTGCCCCTCCTCTTCATCAGCATCTGGAAAGCCTCCTTCAGGAACGAATCCGTCCCGCTTCCCTTTCCCATTCCTGGGTCAACGCTTCCTGGCGCTTCAATGCCTCCTGGCGCTTCTGTTCGATTTTTTTCCGTTCGCTTTTGGCCTTGTAATCCGGATTGACCGCAAATCGGGGGGAAGCCAGTTCCGTCTCAAGAGCGGCAATCGCTTCCGACACCTCGTCCATGTCGCGTTCAATTTTTTCGATCCTTTTCCGGATAACAGACTGATCGTCACCGGATCTTTCCGAAGACGTCCCGGAGGATTTTGGGGGAACGTGCAAGGAGTCTTTCGGAAGGGTGGGCTCACTGGTCCTGGGACGCCGTTTTTCAAGATAGATCATATAGGGGGTGTTCAAATAAAGCTGAATATGGCCGGGCATCACCTCGATAATGTCCGTGGCGATCGCTTCGATCAGGTGTCGGTCATGGGTAATGAAGGCCAGCGTTCCCGTATAGGCGGAAAGCGCATTTTCGAGACATTCCCGCGAAGCGATGTCCAGATGATTGGTCGGCTCGTCCAGAAGAATGAAATTGGAGGGCACCAGAAGCATCCTCGCCAGTGCCAGACGGCTTTTTTCACCGCCGGATAAAACCGAGACCTTCTTGTAAACATCGTCTTTGCGGAACAGGAAAGCCCCGAGGAGACTCCGGATGCGCGTCTGGTTTTCCGACTCTTCCGCGGCCGCCTCCATGGCTTCCAGAACCGTATGATGCGGATCCAGGGTCTCGAGCTGGTGCTGGGCAAAGTAGGTCATGGTCACGTTTGTCCCCGGAACACATTTTCCGGTGTCCGGCTTCAACACTCCCGCCATGATCCTCAGAAGGGTCGATTTTCCGGCTCCGTTCGGCCCGACGAGAGCAATCTTCGAGCCTCTGTGAAGAACAAAGCGAAAAGGGGGAATGATTCGGCGCTCTCCAAAGGACTTGGTCACATCCTCCAGGGTCAGAACCACGTTTCCGGAGCGGGGGGGCTGGGGAAATTTGAACTTGACTGTTTTTTCCTCGTGATCGAGTTCGATTCTCTCGATTTTCTCCAGCGCTTTCAGACGGCTCTGGGCTTGTGTCGCCTTGGTCGCCTTGGCCCGGAAGCGGTCGACGAAAGACTGCATATGGGCGATTTCCTTCTGTTGTCGCTCATAGGCCGACTCGAGTGCTTCCTTCTGGGCTTCCCTCTGTTCCAGATACAGGTCATAGTTTCCATGATACACCGTGGCTCTCCCCTGGGAGAGTTCAATCACACCGTTCACCACATGATTCATGAACGTCCGGTCATGGGAAATCAAAAGAACCGAGCCGGCAAACTCATTCAGAAAATCCTCGAGCCATTCGATGGAAGGAATATCCAGATGATTGGTCGGCTCGTCCAGAAGGAGAATTTCCGGGCGGGTGACAAGAGTCCGGGCCAGAGCCACGCGCATTCTCCATCCCCCGGACAGGGACGACACACGAGCATCCATCTGGGCTTCCGAAAAATTGAGACCGGAAAGAATTTTCCGCGCGGTCGCCTCCTGCTCAAATCCGCCGGACGCAGAAAACCTCGTCTGAAGATCTCCATAACGGGCAAGAAGACGGGACATCTCCGACTCCGAATGATCCGGGCGGGACATCAACTCCTCAATCTCCTGCATCTCATCTTCAATCTTCTGAAGGGCCTGGTCTCCACCCACGACTTCATGAACGGCCGACCGGTCGGAAACGATTTCCAGGTCCTGGGGAAGATAACCGATCCGGGCTCCCACAGGAAGAACAATCTGGCCGGAGTCCGGCTCCATCTGTCCCGCAATCATTTTGAGGAGGGAAGATTTTCCTGCCCCGTTGGGACCGACGATGGCCATCCGTTCTTTGAGACTGATCTTGAGAGACAGGTTGTCAAACAGGGTTTTGGAAGGATAATGCTTTGAGAGATTGACAAGGTTGATCATGATCATGAAGAAAGTCCGATACGCATACCGGAACTGTTCTGCGGTCCCCCTTTCACGCCCGTCTTCGTTGCTTGTTCCTGGACTGTCCCGAACGCTTTCGGTTCCAGAAAATTTGCAAGCGCAGGAATCGGGATTCTGGAATGGATATTCTTCTTTGTCGACGAAAATTATTTTAGGACAAACGGCCGGGATCGGCAAACAGACAAACTTCTGCGACCATAAAAAAGGGGAAGGCATCGAGCCTTCCCCTCGTCTGTGGTCCTCTCAGGACCCGGGGTCTTAACCGACCTCGATCTCGACTGACCTTGGCTTCGTTTCGGCCAGTTTTTCGATCTTGACGTGCAATACGCCGTCCTTCATTGTTGCCGTGACCCGTTGAGGATCGGCGTCATCCGGAAGAGAGAAACTGCGGAGGAAACTCCCGTAAAGACGTTCCATACGGTGGTATCTTTTCCCGTTCTTCTCTTCCGAGATCTTTTTGCGCTCCCCCGAAATGGCCAGAATCCCGTTTTCAATGGAAACCTTGACATCCTCTTTGCGGATCTCGGGCAATTCCACTGTCACATGATAGGCTTCTCCATCTTCGGCAATATCCACTACGGGAGCCCAGTCCACGGCAGTCATTGCCTGCCGCTCGTCCGTTCTTGTCTCCTGGGGAAGCCGTGCAAATACGGGAGTCAGTCGGCGTCCCAGGTCTTCCAGTTCCCTGACGGGATCCCATCTCAAAAGGCTTGTCATTTCACCATCCTCCTTGAAACCTGCAATCGTTTTTTGTTTTTTCAAACCGGAACCCGGCCTCCTTGCACCGGGTCAACTTTTCCGGAGATCGCCCGCCCCTCCCCCTGAATTTCCGGGAGAGACGACCACTCCGTTTTCTTTCACCTCAATTATATCCCCGGAACGTATCATGTCAAGTATTATGTCAAGTACGATCTTTCCCTTGCAAAGGAAAAAGGAAGAGACGTCCACAATCCCTCCCGGAGGTAAATCCTTCAGGCAGAATGGACCGAATCCGACACGGATCAAATGCAGAACCTCGTACCCGCCTCTCTCAAACAAACGACGGATCTCCCGATTTTTTCCTTCCTTCAGTCCTACCCTGAGCCATGTCGTCCGGAGATTTTCTTTTTCATATCGAACATCCACAGGCTTAAACCCCAGGTCCCTCGACCATTTTCCATCGGAAAGACCCGTTTCCCAATCACTCTTCTTCAGGGAAGGACGCACCTGGACCCGATATTCCCGGGGAAAATCCAGGGAGGGATTCAGGAGAGCGGAGAGATCTGAAGAGCGGTTCGAAAGGAGAATCAATCCGGATGACGCTTGATCGAGACGACCGACGGGCATCATGCGCGACATATCGATTCCGGTTCTTGGTTCAGAGAAACGTCCGATTGACTCACAGATCGTCTCCCGCCCTCCGGGATCCGTCCTTGTGACTAAAACTCCCCTTGGTTTATTGAAGGCAAAGACAGCGGGAGGGTCCGCGGACAGAATCTTTCCATCCAGGCGAAAAACCGGCTCGCAACCCGGTGTTCCCCCCACAAACTGGTCGACATTTTGAACAGGACGGCCGTCTCCCAGCGCGAGGCGGCCGTCCTGGACCCATTCTCTGGCCATTCCACGAGTTCCGAGTCCAAGCTTGGAAATCCACCTGTCGACCGTATGTCCGGCCATCGGGGGAAAGACTCTTTTTTCCCTGCCTGGCTTCGATTTTCTGGACATAAGCGATTTCTCCGGAAAAACTTTTCCTTTCGCCGATTTTCCCTGAAACAAAGAGATTTCAGCCTTCTTTCGATTCAATCATCAGAAATATCCTTCAATTTCATCAGCTCTCGTTTTTTCTTGACCAGGCCAGACCTCCGATAATAAAATGTAATCATCGAAGGACATCCGGGAAAAACATTGGGAGCCAGAAATCCGGAAAAAGCTCCCGTTAGCGAGGTGTGTGTGAATTGGCTGATTCACCAGTCTGTATCATGGTGCCTTGGGGCACATCTTTTAAGCAGCACGGTTCCCTATCATACGGCGATCACACGGATTGCCTGTCAGGACCACGTCAATCCTGTCCTTGTGGCCGCCGTCATTGAGAGAGAATCCCGTTTCAATTCCCACAAATTCAGGCGGGAAAGAAGAATTCACGATATTTCCAGGGGGTTGATGCAGGTCACTTACAGAACAGCACGGTGGCTCGGTTTCAGGGGCGCTCCCCAAAAGCTCTACAACCCGTGGGTCAATATCCGTTACGGAACCAAATACCTTGCCTATCTCCTCAAGAGATACGCAAACGTCTCCGATGCTCTCGCCGCTTACAACGACGGAAGACCCCGGAAAAGACATGGGCGCTACGTCTCTTCCTCGGGATCTTTTTCCGTCGACCATTATGTCAGGGCCATCCTTTCAAACACCAAGGCTCTTGTCCTGACAGCCGCCGCCGAAAGGCTCCGGCAGCCTCCCCGTTCTTCGGAAGGGAACGGGCTATTGGCTTCCGGCTTTCCCGTGGGTGGGGGGGGGCAATACGACTTCCCCACCACGGGTCTTTTTAACCGGGTGGAGATGGGCTTTTAGCCATTTTGCCCTTAGATCGACATATTTGTAGAGACTCGTCACCGTCCGGTCGACCATCGCTTCTTCAGACCGGCGCGAAAGGGCTTCATAAAACAGGAGGGAGCCTCCCAGGATCACGAGGCTTCCCAGTGTCAGGGCAACCGCAGAACGGACCGGATGGCGGATGCCCAGTCCCAGGGAAAGAGCAACGACTCCGAGACCAACAATCAGTAAACACAGAACAGCGATCACAAGAAACGTCATGGACCCCTCCCCGATACCCCGGCACCAAAAGGTTTGATTCAAACACCTGATTTTTCGTTCACGTCCAACATCGACCTCGAAACCACTCCGGAACACGCCGGACGATTCGCCATTCTAGCACAGCTTTGAACCGTGTCACAGCCAGTGTGCGTCAAGATTTCCCGGACGGCCCTTTCTCAAAATAGTGCCGGACCCGTTCGATCGCTCCCACATCGTCTTCCTCTGGACGGGCGAAGACCCTCACGGCAAGCTGTCTCACCGGAAGACGCTCCAGCATTTCAGCCAGGGGGGCCTGGTCCAGTTTTCCTGTCAGGGGATCATAGATCAGAATTTGTCGATCCCCCATATTCCAGGGATTTTCGGGACGATTATCCCGATATGCGACATCAACGCGGAATGCGGATTTTTCGCCGCGAATTCCCATCAGATCCTCGAGATCCTGTCCAATCCGTTCCGGCGGTCCAAAGATCGTTGTCTGGACATCTTCTTTTTCATAAACCATGCGCCATTCTTTTTTCCTTTCCAGAAAACGCCTCCATCGACTCCCCAAAGCTTTTCGCCCGGGGTCAGAAGCGTCTTGTCCCCATCGTCGGACAGATTCCAGCAACGCATGATCCGTCAACTCCTGATAAACGGAGAGGTTGTCCGCCGGATTCGCCAGTCCCCAGAAATCCATCGTTTCTTCGATCAGATCCCGGAGAGACATATCAAACAGACGCGTCGTCCGGTGAAAGTAAATCTGTCGGTACATAAACGCCCGTGTTGTGACAAACATTTCGAACGCACCCAGACCGGATCGGTGCAGGGCGAGCCTGCCTTCCCGAACATGCGCATAATAGAGCAGGCGTTCCATATCGACCGGCCCGATCGCAACGCCGCACATGTAGGAATCCCGGAGAACATAGTCCAGATTGTCCACCGTAAACAGACCGGAAAACAGGGGCTTCAATGCCGCAAGCTGCGGCATGTCCACAGGAACCGGATTGGGCCCGCTTCCTTTCCCGATCAAGTATGCAACCCAATCCGCCGACAACTTTTCACCCGGCGAAAAGAGTCCGGAAGGAGACCGGTCAAGAGATTCGACAATGGTTCTGAGAGGGCCCCGGATCAGAATCTGGCCCAAACGTTCGTGGGACAGGCCGAACTTGGGCTTCAGGACATGCTCATCAAAAAAATGACAGAAAGGCCCGTGTCCGACGTCATGCAGAAGGGCGGACACCCTGAGCAATTCTTCGAACAGGGACGGGGAAAGAAGATCCGGGTAGGATCGGGAGAAGCTCGGATAGAGATGCCGGGCAAAACGACCCGCGATATGCATGGCTCCCAGTGAATGGACAAACCGGGAATGCTCCGCAGAGGGAAACACCAGCCGGGCACTTTGCAGCTGAAAAATCGAACGAAGACGCTGAATCCAGGAGGAATCAATCAGATCGGCTTCCGAGGCGCCGCTTTTTTTGGCGGGAGAAGAAGTAAAGCGAATATAGCCATGAACGGGATCGGAAAAAAGGGAAACCCCGTGAAAAGGATCTTCCGAATGATCCGGTGAGGGATCCATGGGGGGGAAAAGGGACACATCTCCTCCCTGGGTTTGCGAAAGACAGGACATAAGCCGAGTTCTGTCCTGCCATCTTCCGGCAGTGGCGACCATTACTCTGGGACCACGGTTACCCGAGGCCTCAAGCGACCTTACCCGGGGGCACGAACCGGGCCGATTCCTTTCCGAACAACGGAAAAGCCCCCCTATTTGGTCTTGCACCGGGCGGGGTTTACCATGCCGTTTCTGTCACCAGAAACGCGGTGAGCTCTTACCTCGCCTTTTCACCCTTACCCGATTTCTCGGGCGGTTTTTTTTCTGTGGCACTTTCCTTCCCGTCACCGGGACTGGGAGTTAC
The sequence above is drawn from the Leptospirillum ferriphilum ML-04 genome and encodes:
- a CDS encoding DHHA1 domain-containing protein, whose translation is MSVPKLIVDSSPVTFYYHRNCSDGFGAAWSAWKRLSGRTELRLVPVAYGDPLPVFPEGETVYVADFSFGPEVVLDLKKKNRRVIVLDHHKTAFEKMAGTFSGDSDVYFDMAHSGAAISWFHFHANEPVPNLIRLIEDKDLWKWDLPFSQEVNTALASYPFDLELWDRFDQQMGSGPILESWELVREGKTILRYQEQLLRAAVRETACKGRFPDGVEGLFVNSPILNSEIGGFLKSECPLVVIWSHRSDGRVSYSLRASASGPDVARIAEQFGGGGHAKAAGFISDRIVHEPCILKAPER
- a CDS encoding pseudouridine synthase, producing MSRKSKPGREKRVFPPMAGHTVDRWISKLGLGTRGMAREWVQDGRLALGDGRPVQNVDQFVGGTPGCEPVFRLDGKILSADPPAVFAFNKPRGVLVTRTDPGGRETICESIGRFSEPRTGIDMSRMMPVGRLDQASSGLILLSNRSSDLSALLNPSLDFPREYRVQVRPSLKKSDWETGLSDGKWSRDLGFKPVDVRYEKENLRTTWLRVGLKEGKNREIRRLFERGGYEVLHLIRVGFGPFCLKDLPPGGIVDVSSFFLCKGKIVLDIILDMIRSGDIIEVKENGVVVSPGNSGGGAGDLRKS
- a CDS encoding HD domain-containing protein, encoding MSLFPPMDPSPDHSEDPFHGVSLFSDPVHGYIRFTSSPAKKSGASEADLIDSSWIQRLRSIFQLQSARLVFPSAEHSRFVHSLGAMHIAGRFARHLYPSFSRSYPDLLSPSLFEELLRVSALLHDVGHGPFCHFFDEHVLKPKFGLSHERLGQILIRGPLRTIVESLDRSPSGLFSPGEKLSADWVAYLIGKGSGPNPVPVDMPQLAALKPLFSGLFTVDNLDYVLRDSYMCGVAIGPVDMERLLYYAHVREGRLALHRSGLGAFEMFVTTRAFMYRQIYFHRTTRLFDMSLRDLIEETMDFWGLANPADNLSVYQELTDHALLESVRRWGQDASDPGRKALGSRWRRFLERKKEWRMVYEKEDVQTTIFGPPERIGQDLEDLMGIRGEKSAFRVDVAYRDNRPENPWNMGDRQILIYDPLTGKLDQAPLAEMLERLPVRQLAVRVFARPEEDDVGAIERVRHYFEKGPSGKS
- a CDS encoding transglycosylase SLT domain-containing protein; amino-acid sequence: MNWLIHQSVSWCLGAHLLSSTVPYHTAITRIACQDHVNPVLVAAVIERESRFNSHKFRRERRIHDISRGLMQVTYRTARWLGFRGAPQKLYNPWVNIRYGTKYLAYLLKRYANVSDALAAYNDGRPRKRHGRYVSSSGSFSVDHYVRAILSNTKALVLTAAAERLRQPPRSSEGNGLLASGFPVGGGGQYDFPTTGLFNRVEMGF
- a CDS encoding ABC-F family ATP-binding cassette domain-containing protein, whose translation is MIMINLVNLSKHYPSKTLFDNLSLKISLKERMAIVGPNGAGKSSLLKMIAGQMEPDSGQIVLPVGARIGYLPQDLEIVSDRSAVHEVVGGDQALQKIEDEMQEIEELMSRPDHSESEMSRLLARYGDLQTRFSASGGFEQEATARKILSGLNFSEAQMDARVSSLSGGWRMRVALARTLVTRPEILLLDEPTNHLDIPSIEWLEDFLNEFAGSVLLISHDRTFMNHVVNGVIELSQGRATVYHGNYDLYLEQREAQKEALESAYERQQKEIAHMQSFVDRFRAKATKATQAQSRLKALEKIERIELDHEEKTVKFKFPQPPRSGNVVLTLEDVTKSFGERRIIPPFRFVLHRGSKIALVGPNGAGKSTLLRIMAGVLKPDTGKCVPGTNVTMTYFAQHQLETLDPHHTVLEAMEAAAEESENQTRIRSLLGAFLFRKDDVYKKVSVLSGGEKSRLALARMLLVPSNFILLDEPTNHLDIASRECLENALSAYTGTLAFITHDRHLIEAIATDIIEVMPGHIQLYLNTPYMIYLEKRRPRTSEPTLPKDSLHVPPKSSGTSSERSGDDQSVIRKRIEKIERDMDEVSEAIAALETELASPRFAVNPDYKAKSERKKIEQKRQEALKRQEALTQEWEREAGRIRS
- a CDS encoding Hsp20/alpha crystallin family protein produces the protein MTSLLRWDPVRELEDLGRRLTPVFARLPQETRTDERQAMTAVDWAPVVDIAEDGEAYHVTVELPEIRKEDVKVSIENGILAISGERKKISEEKNGKRYHRMERLYGSFLRSFSLPDDADPQRVTATMKDGVLHVKIEKLAETKPRSVEIEVG